In Cicer arietinum cultivar CDC Frontier isolate Library 1 chromosome 7, Cicar.CDCFrontier_v2.0, whole genome shotgun sequence, the genomic window ttcaatttgaagagaccagcacaatgacattaatatgtgataatcaagctgcattgcacattgccttgAATccggtttttcatgagaggaccaagcatattgagattgactgccattttgttagagaaaagattgaATCAGGTGACATCATCTCCAGCTTTGTCAAATCCAATGATCAGTTAGCAGATGTGTTTACAAAGTCATTGCgaggtcctagaattagttatatatgtaacaagctaggtgcatttgatttatatgctccagcttgagggggagtgttaaatactatattagaatgtaaataatatatatgggctgtaagtatgtaagtattctggcccgttagcattactgtaaattagAGTTATTTAATACCCTGTGTCTATATAAAGAGATTccgctgtgtagttgaaacacacgggttattcacaatatgtccctcaatactctttatatttaacaaataatataacaaaaatgtTGGTGATCAAATTGTATACTGACCCAACTCCCATGATGCAGTAGCCATGCTATCATGCAACATCGCGTGAATTGATTCAAACACTCATTTAGGAATGCAATTCCGCTCACAATTCCATCACATTGGGCTACTAACCAAAGGATTAAgcaaatagaaattaaattaaaagatagtCAAGAGCCAAAACTGAATACAATCAAGGGAATACCTTGTCATCCTCCAAATGTAGTTGTCGCAACTTCTTTTGATAGCAAAACTCATAGGACCACCAACCTTTTTGCTGCACAAACACATTATCCAATGTAAGAAAATTATTTCCAATAAGACTCTTAAAAGACCAAACTAATCTATCtgtttataaaattaaacaaataatcaaAGGATAACCATTCAAAGCAAATATAGAGATGCAAATACTAACTCTGATAAAGCATGGATGCTTCAATACTTCTAATAGTTTATCTGGTGTCTTCTGTTTAACCCTTTTCTCAGTTTCAACAATCACGCTGCTTCTCAGTTTCAACAATCATGCTGCTAACGTTGTGCTGCATAACAGGCTTTCCACTCTTTACCTTTTCCACCTTAGGCAAGTAACATACAAATTTATGTCCATTTTTATCCGGTATGACTACAGATTCCTGGTCATCATCCTGTTAATTCAACATCGGGAGTTCTTATCAGAAGGTGACAGGATAAATATCTATGAAGTTTACACCACACCCAAAAGAAGGGTGGGTGACGTTCAGATAGTTATATCAAAAAACTTGTGTTACAGAGTTGTCAATCTTTTCATTAATGTCAGCAAACATTAGTAAAACTGCTTAAATCCCCAATCCAACAAAACAGACCAAACCCATTCTTATTTCCAATCTCTATGATATCGTCAAAAAATAACACCATTTTTAAACTCATAGTTTTGATTCAGAACCAGCATGTACCTGGATGGACCTTGGCCCAGAGCCCATGTCATCCTGTGGCCTTCAAATTCAATTAGGCCCAAACACTAGTACTACTTCTAGAAGAAGACCATAGGAGCACATCTGCAAGTAGACTCGACCTTATTCTTTACGACAAACTCTTTGCTATCATCTTATCAGTTATCAAGAGAATTTTCAGCAAAATTAGATGATATCATCCAAGGATTATCCACCAATCAGAACTTATCACCTATCGGAACCAAAAATCACTTTAAATATGGGTTCAGCCTCCAGGTATGGTCACTTCACTTCATAACTCACTCTTAAACCCTACTTTTAACTCCACCTAACTTTGCCATCAGAGTGCCTTCGCAGGTAAAGCTCCTTTCATTGGAGATGTCTACATCATCAAAGAATTTATCACCACCATCAAGGTGATAATCGTTGTGTTTGTAAACAACACAATTACACTATACTACACATCATTTGAACCATGCTAACATTCAATATTTGTCAAAAGTGTAATTTAATTTagcaagttaaaaaaaaaaatcacacacACAAACAATAACACATTGGAAAACTTACAGGGTGAAAAGGGAATCTTCAAGGTGGAATTCAATCTTGTATTTCGGTTCACGAGGACTTCCACTACTGccgccaccaccaccaccaccaaataTACTACCTGTTCAATTTCTTGACATATATTAAACTcacataataaaaacaaaaataatttactgCAAAACCTTCTGATATAATACTAACTAAAAGAATTGCATTAAGACAACAAAGAGAAATTGAAATAAGAGTACAGATGAATTGAAAGCCCTAAGAAATTGAAGAGACATAAAAAGTAAGGAGATTAGATTAGTTACCGATATGAACAGGGAAGATGTGTTCCGCAAAGACGTAGCTGAAAGACAAGGCGATCAACAGCAAAAACAATGACctcattcttttatttatttattttttgtttcttcttgaACCTCACAATAGAACTGGAGGTCAGTGAAACTAACGAAGCAATCTGCAATTTGTTGGAACCAGAGGACTGTGATGCACACAGTCAAAACTTGCGCAGCAAAAACTAGCAAAAACAGAGAGGAAGAAagggaaaatgaaaaatatgattttctgATTATTGATCATATTTTCAACACTTTACAAAGTATTCCTTTTTATATGTATTGCATAATTGTTTGCAAaactatttatccaaaggtaactaactaactaacaatcagtttttttttttggtaactAACTTCTAAACTTGGAAAGGGGGACAGTTATGAAATAAATTTCAACACTTCCCCTTAATTCATAACTGTTGAACACTTATAACACCAAGTTTCTTTCTCAAAAACTCAAATCTGTCAAGTGTTAGAGCTTTTGCAAAACCATCTGCTAGCTGCACTTCAGTTGGACAATATTGCACCTCAATCATTCCATTGTTCACTTGCTAACTAAGGAAATGAAACCTTGTATCAATGTGCTTACTTCTGCCATGTGAGATTGGATTTTTAGCAAGGTTGATGGCTGACTTGTTGTCAATTCTGAGTATTAGAGGCTTCATCACTTCACACCTCAATTCCTTCATCACTTCACACCTCAATTCCTTCATCACTGAATCCAGCCACTTTGCTTGACAAGTTGCAAAAGTTCTTGCAATATATTCTGCCTCACAAGATGAAAGTGCAGTCACTGGTTGCTTCTTTGTGCACCATGATATGGCTGCttcattgaatttgaaaacaTAGCCATAGGTACTCCTTCTATCTGTTAAGTCTCCACACCAATCACTGTCTGaatatccaataagttcacttcTTTCACCTTTGCTTCCATTAGAGAATAGCAGCCCAAACTCCTTTGTGCCTTTTATGTATCGAAGAATCCTTTTAGCTGCTGTCAGGTGAGTCTTCCTTGGATCATGCATGAATCTGCTAATTACACTGACTGAGTAGCAAATGTCAGGCCTGCTGTTGCATAGATATCTCAGCGAACCAACCATTTGTCTGAATAGTGTTGGATCAACCCTTTCTTCCTCACTGCACTCATCaatttttgagtttgtttctgatGGATTTGAGATTGAATTGCAGCtattcatttcaaatttctcAAGCAGTTCACCTATATACTTCTGCTGGTGCATAACTATTcatgtcttcatcttctgaaATCCCATCCCTAAGAAGAATGAGAGTTCACCTAGATCAGTCATTTCAAATTCAGATTTCAACTTGATTTTTACCTTTTCAATCTCTGATGATGTGCTTCCAGTAATGAGCAGATCATCTACATATAGGCAGATTATCAGTTCCTAGGtgaagcattaatcagttggtcatgcagaaaacagaacaccgtagcactatccacaactgaggctgaatatgtgtCAACTGCAAActgctgttcacaagttttgtggattaagaaccaacttcaagattactctgtaagctattccaatattccaatttattgtgataatacaagtgctataaatctgtctaaaaatcctattcagcattctagatcaaagcatattgaaataaaacatcatttcattcgtgatcatgtcaataagaaagacgttgaattaatcttcgttgatactcaaaatcaacttgctgacattttcacaaagcctcttgtggaggatagttttaattcaatcaaggaaaaactgagaatcatgaaaaatccagaaaattctggttgaaatctgcttctgcagaaaacggagatcgtttatcagtctccgtttcgcgattcatcattctccgttctggaaaaagcaacagtctgcttttccctctcaaaaaatcaaaaaaggcaaatcttggcatttattacACGTGCCCTTGTGTCTGGTGTTAGCATGCTGACACATACTCTCTccaatcccccaaaatgcttttccCATTTTCCTAGGTACAAACTCATCATTACTCCACCTTTTTCTCTCTATCCACTCAAGTCAGGAAACTGCTCCTCTTCCCACCTCCTTTTCCCCAAAAGCTGGAAtcatctctctctttctctaaaTCACGTtcactgttcatcttcttcatcatcttcctcccaaaaaacaacaatggctcgaaccaaacagtCTGCACGAGAAAATGCCTCTCCCTgtacaccaccctcttcatcTTCTCAAGCAGTTCACCTATATACTTCTGCTGGTGCATAACTATTcatgtcttcatcttctgaaATCCCATCCCTAAGAAGAATGAGAGTTCACCTAGATCAGTCATTTCAAATTCAGATTTCAACTTGATTTTTACCTTTTCAATCTCTGATGATGTGCTTCCAGTAATGAGCAGATCATCTACATATAGGCAGATTATCAGTTCCTAGGtgaagcattaatcagttggtcatgcagaaaacagaacaccgtagcactatccacaactgaggctgaatatgtgtCAACTGCAAActgctgttcacaagttttgtggattaagaaccaacttcaagattactctgtaagctattccaatattccaatttattgtgataatacaagtgctataaatctgtctaaaaatcctattcagcattctagatcaaagcatattgaaataaaacatcatttcattcgtgatcatgtcaataagaaagacgttgaattaatcttcgttgatactcaaaatcaacttgctgacattttcactaagcctcttgtggaggatagttttaattcaatcaaggaaaaactgagaatcatgaaaaatccagaaaattctggttaaaatctgcttctgcagaaaacagagatcgtttatcagtctccgtttcgcgattcatcattctccgttctggaaaaagcaacagtctgcttttccctctcaaaagtaaaaaaggcaaatcttggcatttattgCACGTGCCCTTGTGTCTGGTGTTAGAATGCTAACACATACACTCTccaatcccccaaaatgcttttccCAATTCCCTAGGTACAAACTCATCATTACTCCAcctttttctctccatcttctcaagtcagaaaaCTGTTCCTCTTCCCACCttcttttcccca contains:
- the LOC140918765 gene encoding secreted RxLR effector protein 161-like, whose amino-acid sequence is MHDPRKTHLTAAKRILRYIKGTKEFGLLFSNGSKGERSELIGYSDSDWCGDLTDRRSTYGYVFKFNEAAISWCTKKQPVTALSSCEAEYIARTFATCQAKWLDSVMKELRCEVMKELRCEVMKPLILRIDNKSAINLAKNPISHGRMQLADGFAKALTLDRFEFLRKKLGVISVQQL